The Lactuca sativa cultivar Salinas chromosome 2, Lsat_Salinas_v11, whole genome shotgun sequence genome includes a window with the following:
- the LOC111920099 gene encoding uncharacterized protein LOC111920099 encodes MHCRNCNKKGHTDHFCKAPAQPISQVPAAGVSQSCYECDEIGHFKRNCPKTKNAGGVGRILAIGHEEAMTYPNMVTGTFLLNNFYTCILFDSGAEKSFLSHKFKHLLKQNPQSLKDTFTVEMANGKTESTNDIYIGCTLTLNNHSFRIDLMTVSIKSFDIIIDMDWLSLHRADILCFERAIRLNLPSNESLVIYGDKSGANLQIISYVKGHKYLRKDYCAFLAHVVDKTQEVKSIKDIPKVCDFPDVFLEDLSRVPPKH; translated from the coding sequence ATGCATTGCagaaactgcaacaagaaggggcatactGACCACTTCTGTAAAGCACCAGCACAACCTATATCTCAAGTCCCTGCTGCGGGAGTAAGCCAATCTTGTTATGAGTGTGACGaaattgggcacttcaagagaaactgcccaaagaCAAAGAATGCTGGTGGTGTGGGGAGAATTTTGGCAATTGGCCATGAAGAAGCGATGACATATCCTAACatggttaccggtacgtttcttctcaacaatttTTACACATGTATTCTTTTCGATAGTGGTGCGGAGAAAAGCTTCTTGAGCCATAAATTCAAACATCtactaaaacaaaatcctcaatcATTAAAAGATACATTCACAGTGGAGATGGCAAACGGAAAGACCGAGAGCACAAAtgacatatacataggatgcacacttactctaaacaaccattcatttcgaATTGACCTTATGACAGTATCAATTAAAAGCTTTGACATTataatcgacatggattggttaagtcttcatcgtgcTGATATCCTATGTTTTGAAAGAGCTATTCGGCTTAATCTGCCAAGTAACGAATCTctcgttatctatggcgacaaatccGGTGCAAATCTCCAAATCATTTCTTACGTCAAGGGCCATAAGTATCTTCGCAAAGATTATTGTGCCTTCTTAGCCCATGTGGTAGATAAGACACAAGAAGTAAAAAGCATCAAGGATATCCCTAAAGTCTGTGATTTCCCTGATGTATTCCTTGAAGATCTCTCAAGAGTTCCTCCTAAACActaa